ttatttaaatttaaatctttaAATAATAAGTAAAAAGTGGAACTCCATTCCACTAAGGCCAGGATTTTACAATAAAACTTTAATTCTGATCATTAATTCATCCAATAAACAAATTACTTTCCAACAGTTCTTTCATTTGTCCACACTCCTCATAATGAGCTTTGGAGTAATTTCCCTGCAGTACCTCCTATCTCCAGACGTTTGTAACTTCACTGTCCATGCTCTGCATTAAACTAACCAGGAAGTGTTCTAGGTCCAACAATTCAACAGTCAGGAGAGATCTAATGTTGTTATGTGCTTCTAAAGGCTTAAAAGTAAATTACCTCCTCAACTATATCTATTTGGAGGTCTTCATTGTCCCCATCACTGCAGCTGGACTCCATGTTTGAAGAACTGTCACATTCTTCATCATAGTCTTCCTCATCATCCAGAACTCTTAGATCCTCTGAATCAATAAAACCAATGAATTCATTCTCTTCTTTATCTTTTGTATGTGGTATTTGTTCCTTGGAAGAAACATCCCCAGTGCCATCGAGCTGACTTATGCCTTCAATGTCACTGCAGAGATCCTTCTCCAGCAGTAGATCAGATCCTGTCTGCTCCATGGATTCCATGTGACAGGAATGACAGAGACCAGGGACAGCTTGTGAATTAACACCATAATGGAAGCCATGTTCAGCACAAAGCCtgagatttttgtttaattaaccAACAAGCTAGGGGCACTAAAATGAGAGCTTCAGGTCCTACTTGAAAGCCCTGAGTACATTTGCAAACATTGTGTTGCACCTAACTTAAATGGAACCCAGGTCAAATATTCCTcagcaatacagaaaaaaaaaattcttagaCTTTTCTCCAAACACTCTTGTACTCAAAAAACTCTAAAACAAAGGCAATCAAGTGTGCCTTTAGAATTCCTATTGTAAAAAAACCTCCcataaaaaaaaggaacaagcTACTCCTCTACCCCcaaaaataggatttttcatttttgaaataaaagtcaAGATGAACTGATCCCTCTCCCTCAACTCattcaaaatgctttgtttaAATAAGATATAAAAAGCTGGGAGAGACAGTAAATATTTCAGTACTTCAAGTTACTGTTCATAAAAGTGCTAGAATTCCTAAACAGAGTATTCACAGGAGCATAAAAGGGCTTTAGGGTTTCAGCCATCTTCAGTTTCTCATTAAATCTTTATTGTAGCACTTAATTCCCATCCACATACACTTTCTAGTTCAAGAAAATAACACTTTGTTTTGACCTTCCATTCTCACTCAGACAGTCCTCATCATGCTGCCATCGGAGTTCGGATGAGCAACATAACATGCTTTCTATTTACAGACATTTGGCATTACTGTcattaaatttgcatttaataaaTTTGCCTCAATCACATATGAGCACTACAACTCAAAGTCAGCAAGCCAGCCTGAACTTCAAACAtctgcaaataatttctggaaCTAAAATTAGATGAGGTCAGGAAAGCGGCTTGTTAATTAAAATCATTCAAGTTTCCCACACAGCTCTAGCTGAGTTCTAGTTTGTCCAGGATTCTTCCcccaagaaaacacattttcttcaagGAGATTTTTCACTTATCAAATTTGACTTTTCATCCTGAATGGATTCTCAATACAACTTTAATGCTCTTTGCACATTACAACTTAAAATTAATCCCAGCTGATCCTGCAAAAGCACTTTACCCACAACTGACCAGTATCCATATGCAGGTCAGTGTCAGAATGATATGGAAGTTCACAAGGAGTCTTTCATGTCTGCTTAATCACGAAAAATCCCTATGATTCTCAAAAATAATCAATAAGTCTAATACATTTTATCTATTAcactttcagtatttttaaattgatattCTCATCACAGTATGTTAGCAGTAGTTTTGACAAATTCTCAATGTAAAAACAAGCAGTCAGCTACTGCTATACTAAAGAAGCTTAAGAATGAgccatgaaataatttttattcttctcattTAGAGGTGCTAGTTGTCACTTAGAGATGTATTCAAACCACCACCTCTAACAGATGTATTTTTGTTAGCTGAGAAACAAAAGGCCTTACCTTGTCAGAGGAAGCGATGCTGCCCTGATCccttagaaatgcattttcatcCAAACTTTCCCCTGCAATAATCAGGTCAATGATATCATcaggcacctgctgctgcagcagatcTGGATGCTCCATGTCCAGCTGCCCCTCCATATCCAGCAGGACACTGCTTGAGCTGCTTGCCAAGGATTCATCAACAAAAAGTCCTTCAGAGCATTCTGGAGTAAACACAGCTGTGTGAAGGTTGTCttgctgggatttttctgtGAATTCACTACACTGATTCAACACTGCATTAATTTCAAATTCCTGCAGACTTGCAGAAGGCTGCTGGACCAAGGTAGCAGAGTTCTCCAGGTGTTGCTTTTCCATGAAGTTTGGTTTATACAGCGCAGCCTGTTGGACAGCAGtctcctggggctgcagtgtTTCACCAGCTGCATGGGCAGCAGATGCATTCACCTGTGCGACACTGGCAATGCTGGCCTGCAGAACTGAAGTTTGTCCAAGGGGATGAAACACCTGCTGCACGGGGTAGTGGAGAATGCTTCCATCTCCTGAGGCCTGTGTAACCACAACAGGCACATTCACGTTGTAAAACTGCCCTGCAGAGAGAAGAGTTAAAAACTGCTTCAGCAGGTGAAACTACAGGTACATCTGGGCCACTGACCTGTCCCCACTAAAATCAACAGCAAACACTCAGGCAAACTATAGGAAAAAGCACATTTACAAAGCAAAACTTTCCTCAGGCACAATTCCAGCCCTTGAAAATCAGGTATTCAGAAGTTTTTTGAATCATGGCTTCCATCCAGTCCATCATGTTTAATACGTCTCTTTTGGTTTGGCCTACACAGTACCCTCTGACAGTAAGTTCAATAATTTAACTACATACTGGATTTAaaactaataaataaataaatacgCTGGTTTGAAATTTTTCCATGTCATTTCAGAAACTAAGGAATACAAGATGAAACTAGTCCAtagctgcagggagagctcatTCCTTTGTGGACCTTTAAGTATCCTCTGTAAAAAAACTGcctattttagtttaaaaaacccaaacaattcctAATTTATATATCTTTTCTTAAGAGAACCACTCCAAATACTGAATGCTTAAAGTTATTATTATCAGGGTTAGAACTGAGATGCCAGAGCCAAGTTCcaaatttcatttgatttttcctctccccacacACATGCTCACACAGACAGAGTCACTGGTACCGGTCTATAGGTCTCATAACATCAGGAATAACACCTGAAACAGATAACTAGAGACATCAGTTTTCACCAGAGAACAGCTGTTTGAGGGAAGAGTCAATGACTGAACTAAGCCTTCTACTGATTACACCTAAGCAGTACAAGCACATTTTTGTACAAGCAGTGCAGGCAGTTTTACCAGCAAAAGAATGGGATCAAAAAGGTTAATGGATagttggattttattttaataagaaatcaATTTGTCTCCGAAGCACCAGCGTGCCTTCgggttttttaaaacatagaAGATTGTCCCAGAGAGACAGGGAGAAGGAGATACCTGTGTCTGGGCTGACAAAGGAAAACACTTGTAACAAGCTGTAAAACTGACACACCAACTAATCAGTGCAGTTTCTTCCCCCACGCAGCCACTGCAAACACAAAGTacaaaggaagaggagggtAACTGGCTCTACTCACTTCAACTTCTCATCTATTTCATCGACTGTCTCTGGGACTGCCTTTCAACATCCCCAGACCACTGTAAGACTTGACATCTCCTCGTTACCCTTAcctggtgctggctgcagcatcaCTCCAGCTGGCATCTGTAAAGGATAAGCAACACACGAAGGGAGAGCAAGAGTGACACCCACTCGTGGGGGCCCCTGGAACACAAGAGCTGGGTTTAGGCAGGAACaaggcactgagtgccacaccTGGAATATCCGTGTGAAACACAGAGGGCCTCTCTGTGGTCATCTTCACTGGAAAGCTGCATCATGCTTTTGAGATTTAGACAGATGGAGAGTATTCTGCACTGACAGAGTAACGACTTGCCCCAAGCGTTTCCTACTTTCCAACTATCAGACTCCCTTTTTGCTAAGGCAACATTTTCCATATCCCCTCAATGCACCCACCATCCAGAAGGGTATTTTTCTACTCAGTCACTTTTACCTAAGTTTATGCATTACTCCACACAGCACAGGCTTCTTGCCTAGGCCTATGAAGTCTATTCatgttctcttttcctcctgggaAACAAAGAGTTGGATTTACAGCTCCCTTTCAAACTAGCTGTTCTGAGGAAATCCAAAGTTTAAATCAGGAAACTCACATATTGCACAAACACCTTCCCAATATTATATTTCAACTTGACAAGCTAGTTAGCTTGAGGCTCAAGAGGCACTCAGTAAGTTCATCAAGCTCTGGCAATTAGTGGCTGCTCCCCAAAGAAATTTTGCCATGCCCAGACTTCAGAACTTGTCAACTacaaaaatactcatttttcttctggatgaTTTCTACACCTCAAAGAcaaagctgctcccagcttcaCTAGTGGTAGTATTTCTCAGCCATGCACTATTTTAACAACCAgtaatatttctcttttataaaaAAGTATATGTAGGTGTGCATTTCCACTACACTTTCATCCTATGGGCTAAACACATGCAGCTGTGTCTTCCAACATGCTTCTGGCTTCACTTCTTGCAGAACCAGCTGGTACATCCCATCCTTTTTCACTGCTCcaacagaagcagcagtgttACAACTCTCCCTCTTGAAGTTTATTAATAATTGgcaaacaattttaaaaatttaggaGTTCAACATAATCAAAATCGAAGTAAAACATCACTACAGCTACATACCAGTTTTGCTGCTGAGAAATGCTGAAAACCTCCGCCAGTTTGGATGACAAAAGAAgctataaaaaaaccaaaaaaaaacactttACAAAAGACATTAATTTCTGGGGTACAGTAACCTTTCAATAATTAACAGCAATTGAAACAAACATGGGTGAAAGTAAAGCAATCTAACTTCAGGTCATACTCATTAGTGAGCACGAGTATTGTCTTGTCAACTTGAGGAAAACATGCAAGCACTTTTTTGCAGCAGAGGAAATCCACTGATGCTAAAAGTAGGAACACTAGGATAAGCACTCAATATTGACATCcatgggagagaaaagggcAAAGGGAAAATTTTCCTGGGCCTTTGGAAGCAAACAATTTAGGTATCCCTAACTACTTTAAAAATCTCTAGCCACAGGGCAATTCAAatcccctttttaaaaacaaatagaTATATTTACTCGCCTCAACAGATTACTTTGCCTTAGTATTGCCCTTTAAAAACCTTAAGGGTAAGAAGGTAATGCTCATTAAATATAAAACCTCCAATAGCCTGCAAACACAAAAGTTTATTCCCTTTAGTTACATGGAACAAATAAAACACCTGCCTCCAAAAACAGTTCATTTAACTATgaggactttaaaaaaaaaataaataaaaaaccaaacacaaaaaggaaggaaaaaaaaatttaaaaaccccacagatcCACAGATAAAGAATGCCTGCCCAAGCTTGAAATACACTACAGCACAGATTTTCATTATATCATCTCATATGGATTTTGTCCTTTATGGGCAAAGGTCCTAACAGCCTCTCACTTTGGGATAAGTCTCAGCTGAGCACTACACTCCACCACAACAATACCACAGTGGTCAGCTGGACTTGATTGAGACGAGCAGGTCCTGATGTCAGAGGCTGTGTGAAAGTCAAGTACTTCTCCGCAACAGGAATGCTGCTTTTAGAAAAactgactgaaagaaaaactagaaagCTTCCTCTCTTCTGTTTGAGCAAGGGATTACATTTTAACAATTTGAGAACCAGATTAAACCCCAacctgacagcagagctgcatggCACAAACGAGCCATACAACCTCGGCACACATCAGGACAGCCATCAAAAGGGGAAGCAGGGGCTTAACCCTGCAGGTAAATCTGTAGCTGAAGGGCTACACTATTGGACTGCAGACAAGAAGCCTAAATTCTCTGCATGTTTTGCTACTGGAAGCGAGCAGCTGATCAAGAGCATGTAGACAGAATTCTATtagtttattatttataaagtttaattcatcatttatttttcaaattctgcttACAAATAATTACTGTTCCACATCAAACTAGATACATACGTAAGCACATCACAATACATCACAAACCAAGATTATTTCAAGTCTTCCAAAAATACCCCCGAATCACTGAGAAATTCTTAAATTGCATCCATTGTGTCCAACAACATCTGACCTGCTGAAGTCCGCAAAACGCTGTGAGAACTGTGTGGCAGCTGCAGGCTGAACTGCGGAGAACAGTGGCTATGTTTGAAGAAGCCTTCTATTGCTTTAGACTGTGTCACCTTCATTTCCCAAAGCTGCAGGAAGATTATTACTAAGGTCAACAAAtatcagctttaaaaacaaactgcatCCAAAAAGATaattcccagcttttccaagaATAAGTTGACTGATTCTATCCAACAAACAGGGTAGCAATAACTAACCAatttcagctcccagcagcccaCACATCACTCACAGGACACTTGTAACTCTAAGTGCAAAAGTTTGCATGTTTTGGATGGCAAAGAAATGGACAGGTCCAtcatctcaaaagaaaaaaaaaaaaacacaaacacaactgCTATTAATACAAGGGAACCCAACAAACCTGCTTCAAGTCTTTCA
The window above is part of the Corvus moneduloides isolate bCorMon1 chromosome 3, bCorMon1.pri, whole genome shotgun sequence genome. Proteins encoded here:
- the STON1 gene encoding stonin-1 isoform X2 is translated as MKVTQSKAIEGFFKHSHCSPQFSLQLPHSSHSVLRTSAASFVIQTGGGFQHFSAAKLGPPRVGVTLALPSCVAYPLQMPAGVMLQPAPGQFYNVNVPVVVTQASGDGSILHYPVQQVFHPLGQTSVLQASIASVAQVNASAAHAAGETLQPQETAVQQAALYKPNFMEKQHLENSATLVQQPSASLQEFEINAVLNQCSEFTEKSQQDNLHTAVFTPECSEGLFVDESLASSSSSVLLDMEGQLDMEHPDLLQQQVPDDIIDLIIAGESLDENAFLRDQGSIASSDKTGSDLLLEKDLCSDIEGISQLDGTGDVSSKEQIPHTKDKEENEFIGFIDSEDLRVLDDEEDYDEECDSSSNMESSCSDGDNEDLQIDIVEEDPLNSGDDVSEQDIADLFDTDNVIVCQYEKIHRTKNKWKFYLKDGVMSIGGKDHVFSKATGDAEW